CCCCGCGACCACAGCCGGTCCAAGGCCTCCGATCCGCTCACCGATCAGGCCGCCGCGTCGAGGTCGTAGGCGGTGTGCAGGGCGCGGAGGGCGAGTTCCGCATAATCCTCGGAGATCAGGATGCTGACCTTGATCTCGGAGGTGGAGATCACCTGGATGTTGATGCCCTTCTCCGCCAGGGTGGAGAACATCTTCTGGGCCACGCCCGCATGGCTGCGCATGCCGACGCCGATGATCGAGACCTTGACCACGCTGGCGTCGGCGATGACCTCGCGGAAGCCGATCTCGGCCCGCTTGTCCTGAAGCAGGGCCTGCACCCGGTCCAGATCGGCCTTGCCGACGGTGAAGGTCAGGTCCGTGGTCTCGCCATCGGCCGAGACGTTCTGGACGATCATGTCGACATTGATGCCGGCATCGGCCAGCGGCCCGAATATCGTCGCGGCCACGCCCGGCCGGTCCGACACCTGACGCAGCGTCACCTTGGCTTCGTCGCGGTTGTAGGCAATGCCGCTGACGACCTCTTGTTCCATGATCTCGTCCTCATCCACCACCAGGGTTCCTGGCTTGTCCTCGAAGCTGGAGAGCACCTGCACCCGCACGCGATGGTTCATCGCCAGCTCGACCGAGCGGGTTTGCAGCACCTTGGCGCCCAGCGACGCCATTTCCAGCATTTCCTCGTACGTGATGCGCTCCAGCTTGCGCGCGCGCGTGACGATGCGCGGGTCGCAGGTGTAGACGCCGTCCACGTCCGTATAGATATCGCAGCGGTCGGCGCCCAGCGCCGCCGCCAGTGCCACCGCCGACGTGTCCGAGCCGCCACGGCCCAGCGTCGTGATGCGGCCGGCATCGCTCACGCCCTGGAAGCCGGCGATCACCGGCACCACGCCCTCCGCCATGCGCTCCAGCATCAACGCCGGGTCGATGTCGCGGATGCGGGCGCGGCTGTGGCTGCCATCGGTCTTGAGCGGCACCTGCCAGCCCTGGAACGAGCGGGCGGGCACGCCCATGCCCTGCAACACCACGGCCATCAGGCCGCTGGTCACCTGCTCGCCGCTGGCGACGACGGCGTCGTATTCGCGGGCGTCGTGCAGCGGACTCGCCTGGCGCACCAGGTCGACCAGCCGGTTGGTCTCGCCGGCCATGGCCGAGACGACCACGGCGACCTGGTCGCCGGCGTCGACCGCGCGTTTGACCCGCGCGGCCGCGTTGCGGATACGGTCCAGGTCCGCGACGGAGGTGCCGCCGAATTTCTGTACGATGCGGGCCACGGGCTTGCAGAGTCCTTGGGCAAAAGCGATGGTGCGGTCAGATAAGCCGCGCAGCATAGTCGCCCGCTCGCGCCATCTCAAGGAAACACGCATGGCCCCAAGCCCGAACCCCGCCGATTTCGTGTCGCAGAGCGCCGATCCGGGCGAGCTGGCGCAGTTCGCCCGCCACGCCCGCGACTGGTGGGACCGCGAAGGCCCGTTCGCGCCGCTGCACCGAATCAACCCGGCCCGCCTCGGCTATGTGCGCAGCCAGGCCGTCCGGCACCTGCGCCTGCGCGGCGGTCCGCGGCCGCTCGACGGTATCACGGCGCTCGACATCGGCTGCGGCGGCGGCCTGGTGGCCGAACCGCTGGCCCGCATGGGGGCGGAAACGCTGGGCATCGATCTCGTCCCCGCCAGCATCGCCGCCGCCCGCCAGCACGCCAAGGGCCAGGGCCTGCCGCTCACCTACCGGGTCGCCAGCGCCGAGGAGGTGGCGGAGTCCGGCCGCATGTTCGATCTGGTCACCTGCCTGGAAGTGGTGGAGCACGTCACCTCCCCCCGCGCCTTCCTCGCCACGGTGGGGGCGCTGGTGAAGCCGGGCGGCGTGCTGGTGCTCTCCACCCTGAACCGCAACCTGGCCTCCCTCGCCTTCGGCAAGATCGCGGCGGAATACCTGCTGCGCTGGGTGCCGGCGGGGACCCATGACTGGCGCAAATTCCTGCACCCGTCCGAACTGGCCGCACCGGTGCGCGCGGCCGGCCTGCGGGTGGTGGATGTGACCGGCCTGAACCTGCACCCGGTCTATGGCTGGCAGGCGCGCGGCCCCGCCACGGTCAACTATCTGCTGTGCGCGGTGAAGCCGGCGGAGCGCGCCGATGCCTGAGCCCGGCGTGGACGGGGAGAGCCTCGCCCTGATCCTGGCCGGCGTCCGCCGTCTGGTCGACGAGGTGCTGATCCCGGCCGAGGCGGAAACCGACGCCAGCGGCGCAATCCCCGCCCGCGTCGTGCGGCACATCCGCGAGATCGGCCTGTTCGGCCTGACCGTGCCCCAGGAATACGGCGGCCTCGGCCTGTCGCTGGCGCAGGAAGTGGCGGTGGTGTTCGAACTGTGCCGCGCCTCGCCCTCGTTCCGCTCGCTGATCGGCACCACGGTCAGCGCCGGCGGCAAGGCGCTGATGATCGACGGCACGGCGGACCAGAAACGGCGCCACCTGCCCGGCATCGCCCGCGGCGAGACCATCGTCTCCTTCTGCCTGACCGAACCCGGCAGCGGCTCCGATGCCGCCGGCCTCAGCACCGCCGCCCGCCGGGACGGCGACTTCTGGGTGCTGAACGGCACCAAGCGCTTCATCTCTAACGCGCCGCATGCGGGCCTGTTCATCGTCATGGCCCGGAGCGAGACGGACTCGACGGGCGCGCGCGGCGTCTCGGCCTTTCTGGTGGAGGCGGGCACGCCCGGCGTGCAAGTGCAGCCGGCCTGGAACAAGATGGGCCAGAAGGGCGCCGCCGTCGCCGATGTGGTGTTCGAAGACGCCCGCATCCCCGCCGACGCCCTGCTCGGCGGCCGCGAGGGCCAGGGCTTCCGCACCGCCATGAAGTCGCTGGACGCCGGCCGCATCCACATTGCCGCCGTCGCCGTCGGCCTCGCCACGCGGCTGGTGGAGGAAGCCATCGCCCATGCCCGGGAGCGCGAGCAGTTCGGCGAACCTCTGGCCGGGTTCCAGCTGATCCAGGGCATGCTGGCCGACAGCGAGGCCGACCGCCTCGCCGCCCGCGCCCTGGTGGAGGCCGCGGCCCGACGTGCCGACGCCGGCGAGGATGTCCGGCGCGAAGCCGCCGCCGCCAAGCTGTTCGCGACCGAGGCCTGCTGGCGCATCGCCGACCGCGCCGTGCAGATCCACGGCGGCTATGGCTATATGCGGGATTATGCGGTGGAACGCCTGTTCCGCGACGCCCGGCTGCTGCGCCTGTTCGAAGGCACCAGCCAGATCATGCAGGTGGTGATCGCCCGCGACATGGTCGCCTAAACGCCGACCGGCACCCGCCCTTCAAGGCCGGTGCCGGTCAAACGGAATATCGGACCGGGCCGGCGACCGCCCGGCCGCAAAAATTGGAGAGGCGGCCTTGCGGCCGCCGGGCCTTACCGGTTGGTCCAGTTCGGCGTGCGCTTCTGCAAAAACGCCTTGATGCCTTCGGACGCGTCGTCCTTCAGCAGATTGTGGGTCATCACGCCCGCGGCATACTGGTAGGCGTCGGACTGCTCCATCTCGCCCTGCCGGTAGAACGCCTCCTTGCCGAGGCTCACCACCAGGCGCGACTTGGCCGCGATCTTCTCGGCCAGGGCCAGGGCCTCGTCCATCAGCGACGTGGCCGGCACCACCCGGTTGACCAGACCGAAGCGCTGGGCGGCTTCCGCGTCGTAGAGGTCGCCGGTCAGCAGCATTTCCATCGCCGCCTTCTGGTGCGCGCTGCGCGAAACCGCCACCATCGGCGTCGAGCACCAGGTGCCGATATTGACGCCGGGCGTGGCGAAGCGCGCTTCCTGCGAGGCGATGACCATGTCGCAGGTCGCGGCCAGCTGGGCGCCGGCCGCGGTGGCGATGCCATGCACCGCCGCAATCACCGGCTGGGGCAGCGCCTTGATGGATTCCATCACGCGGGTGCATTTTTCCAGCAGCCACTCGTAATAGGCGCGGCTGCGGTTCGCCATCATCTCTTTCAGGTCGTGACCGGCACAAAAGCCGGGACCCTCGCCCCGCAGCACCACCACGTGAATCGACTCGTCGTCCTTGATACGGTCGAGTTCCGTCTGCAAATCCGACAACAAGGATTCCGACAGCGCATTGCGCGCTTCCGGTCGATTCAT
The DNA window shown above is from Alphaproteobacteria bacterium and carries:
- a CDS encoding enoyl-CoA hydratase — encoded protein: MALDNGGARDLLREDRGKVAILTMNRPEARNALSESLLSDLQTELDRIKDDESIHVVVLRGEGPGFCAGHDLKEMMANRSRAYYEWLLEKCTRVMESIKALPQPVIAAVHGIATAAGAQLAATCDMVIASQEARFATPGVNIGTWCSTPMVAVSRSAHQKAAMEMLLTGDLYDAEAAQRFGLVNRVVPATSLMDEALALAEKIAAKSRLVVSLGKEAFYRQGEMEQSDAYQYAAGVMTHNLLKDDASEGIKAFLQKRTPNWTNR
- a CDS encoding aspartate kinase, whose product is MARIVQKFGGTSVADLDRIRNAAARVKRAVDAGDQVAVVVSAMAGETNRLVDLVRQASPLHDAREYDAVVASGEQVTSGLMAVVLQGMGVPARSFQGWQVPLKTDGSHSRARIRDIDPALMLERMAEGVVPVIAGFQGVSDAGRITTLGRGGSDTSAVALAAALGADRCDIYTDVDGVYTCDPRIVTRARKLERITYEEMLEMASLGAKVLQTRSVELAMNHRVRVQVLSSFEDKPGTLVVDEDEIMEQEVVSGIAYNRDEAKVTLRQVSDRPGVAATIFGPLADAGINVDMIVQNVSADGETTDLTFTVGKADLDRVQALLQDKRAEIGFREVIADASVVKVSIIGVGMRSHAGVAQKMFSTLAEKGINIQVISTSEIKVSILISEDYAELALRALHTAYDLDAAA
- the ubiG gene encoding bifunctional 2-polyprenyl-6-hydroxyphenol methylase/3-demethylubiquinol 3-O-methyltransferase UbiG; its protein translation is MAPSPNPADFVSQSADPGELAQFARHARDWWDREGPFAPLHRINPARLGYVRSQAVRHLRLRGGPRPLDGITALDIGCGGGLVAEPLARMGAETLGIDLVPASIAAARQHAKGQGLPLTYRVASAEEVAESGRMFDLVTCLEVVEHVTSPRAFLATVGALVKPGGVLVLSTLNRNLASLAFGKIAAEYLLRWVPAGTHDWRKFLHPSELAAPVRAAGLRVVDVTGLNLHPVYGWQARGPATVNYLLCAVKPAERADA
- a CDS encoding acyl-CoA dehydrogenase family protein codes for the protein MPEPGVDGESLALILAGVRRLVDEVLIPAEAETDASGAIPARVVRHIREIGLFGLTVPQEYGGLGLSLAQEVAVVFELCRASPSFRSLIGTTVSAGGKALMIDGTADQKRRHLPGIARGETIVSFCLTEPGSGSDAAGLSTAARRDGDFWVLNGTKRFISNAPHAGLFIVMARSETDSTGARGVSAFLVEAGTPGVQVQPAWNKMGQKGAAVADVVFEDARIPADALLGGREGQGFRTAMKSLDAGRIHIAAVAVGLATRLVEEAIAHAREREQFGEPLAGFQLIQGMLADSEADRLAARALVEAAARRADAGEDVRREAAAAKLFATEACWRIADRAVQIHGGYGYMRDYAVERLFRDARLLRLFEGTSQIMQVVIARDMVA